A genomic stretch from Streptomyces sp. QL37 includes:
- a CDS encoding hydroxyacid dehydrogenase, translating to MTRPRAVLAMNPPRLARSLFDEAALARLRRVTDIDTDVVLTELESERSRDTLAGADILVAGWDAPVVAARLPCASRLRAVVYAGGVAATCLADPEVFAARGVVAANARVANSGPVAEYALAMILLAGKRVLPAGHAYRRKRSLPDNLAVPTRFGNYRQTVGIVGASTVGRAVLALLRPFDLDVLLYDPTLTAEEAVGLGARPVELDELMRSSQVISLHQPLTPGTRGQIDAGRLALMRDGATLVNTARGAVVDQEALVAELRTGRIDAVLDVTDPEPPAADSDLWTLGNVVLTPHMAGSMGGELHRVGDAVAGEVERFAAGLPFAHPEDLASSGRNGVR from the coding sequence GTGACGCGACCACGCGCCGTCCTCGCGATGAACCCGCCGCGGCTGGCCCGGTCCCTCTTCGACGAGGCCGCACTGGCCCGCCTGCGCCGTGTCACCGACATCGACACCGATGTCGTCCTCACCGAGCTGGAGTCGGAGCGGTCCCGGGACACACTGGCGGGAGCGGACATCCTCGTCGCCGGCTGGGACGCACCCGTCGTCGCCGCCCGCCTGCCCTGCGCCTCCCGGCTGCGGGCCGTGGTCTACGCGGGCGGGGTCGCCGCGACCTGCCTGGCGGACCCGGAGGTGTTCGCCGCCCGTGGGGTGGTCGCCGCCAACGCCCGCGTCGCCAACTCCGGGCCGGTGGCCGAGTACGCACTCGCCATGATCCTCCTCGCCGGAAAACGGGTGCTTCCCGCGGGGCACGCGTACCGCAGGAAGCGCAGCCTCCCGGACAATCTCGCCGTCCCCACGAGGTTCGGCAACTACCGGCAGACCGTGGGCATCGTCGGCGCCTCCACCGTGGGCCGCGCGGTCCTCGCCCTGTTGCGCCCCTTCGACCTCGACGTGCTGCTGTACGACCCCACGCTCACGGCGGAAGAAGCCGTCGGCCTCGGTGCTCGGCCGGTCGAGCTCGACGAACTCATGAGGAGCAGTCAGGTGATCTCGCTGCACCAGCCCCTGACCCCCGGAACACGGGGCCAGATAGACGCGGGGCGGCTCGCCCTGATGCGGGACGGAGCGACGCTGGTGAACACCGCGCGCGGCGCAGTCGTCGACCAGGAGGCCCTGGTCGCGGAGTTGCGCACCGGCCGGATCGACGCCGTACTCGACGTCACCGATCCGGAGCCGCCCGCCGCCGACAGCGACCTGTGGACGCTCGGCAACGTGGTACTGACCCCGCACATGGCCGGTTCCATGGGTGGTGAGCTGCACCGCGTCGGCGACGCCGTCGCCGGCGAGGTGGAGCGGTTCGCCGCGGGCCTCCCGTTCGCCCACCCGGAGGACCTGGCGTCGTCCGGGCGTAACGGGGTCCGGTGA
- a CDS encoding right-handed parallel beta-helix repeat-containing protein, which translates to MVRTGRRPARIVVASVALALMTGVGGPAAGAVAAAPAPAASAADLTVYVSATDGDDGNSGSVGAPLKTIAAARDALAGRTSADARGTVYIRGGTYVLDDTIRLKGTDNSWVTYTAYRDEKVTITGSHELPADGWSKLTDLSAEKLAEPQYSSNSRLNTPELREGVYVYDLGAHGIDPGTLYKNGFNWVQQPFAPELVVDGGTQVLAEYPDGNTCSTKETGCHLWGTGAKWDAAGPGDLMNVDLDARFGPESAWNGSGTTPRAQFEDKKQQLPEGANRDTWAPEEMRRMTPSVFSVGGRAAEGDRFKSWAPEAVPTVDDLGTRGFGDYADVPVQLDPRWIEDIDNTTSETEGWLSGYLGNNYANDMLRILSWSGDTLYTKYPSMYIPQDSWTKVKVLNVLSEMDTAGEYYIDRYDDNDVLYYRPQGGTIEGRTTTLQTFDKNFMLLDSTQGVTVRGLSMTGSLISGVQLLDAVGTLIDGVDISNVSMDAIRIGRTTDTITSMPDYETLQGGHDNVVQNSYLHDLGGGGVLLGGGDRRTLERGDNVARHNEITRFSKLATYTPAGYLYGVGNTFEYNYVHDAPHMAVQIMGNDMRVNHNHFYDVVKNAGDQGAVYAGRDFTYLGNEIAYNHFEKIGGSNDALYMDDGATGVRFHHNVVNGSNSGVNFNSGHSNTANDNVFIGVKHAGHGGIYHKNGETRLPLANSWVLESRYNAFLDVREGEKYTATPESVATWHEHYTDGKRKYSDGTPITYPEITEWYIPRVTATGEECTAATYSTDGTEGCSRATVWDDPDSVWVPSRVEIDHAVVVGSSLGFVETNATFAEPTSVYNVSRWSDKVNTATVLATSVAETGLDLDTLKFSGSGTVAASYGADWVAEWNRGVTAEGIGRPQRGDAEVLWNTVDQAWRVLSDEPGGETGPLTAALAATTGVGEATNSSQDRIDDAVTSLKKAVETYRSGRWSASKAYGEGDTVFHGGRGYEALWYARGEEPGTSATGAWAEIGAPVKCAGGTEPAWTASSVHRAGDTVAHDGRLWTAKWWTRNGTPGAANGPWRDGGACAATGR; encoded by the coding sequence ATGGTGAGAACTGGGAGACGACCGGCGCGGATCGTGGTGGCCTCCGTGGCGCTGGCGCTGATGACCGGCGTCGGCGGGCCGGCGGCCGGTGCGGTGGCAGCGGCCCCGGCCCCGGCCGCCTCCGCCGCGGACCTGACGGTCTACGTGTCGGCCACCGACGGCGACGACGGCAACAGCGGCAGCGTCGGCGCCCCGCTGAAGACGATCGCCGCCGCGCGGGACGCCCTGGCCGGCCGCACGTCCGCGGACGCGCGCGGCACGGTGTACATTCGGGGCGGCACGTACGTCCTCGACGACACGATCCGGCTCAAGGGCACCGACAACTCGTGGGTCACGTACACCGCGTACCGCGACGAGAAGGTGACGATCACCGGCTCGCACGAACTGCCGGCCGACGGCTGGTCCAAGCTCACCGACCTCTCCGCCGAGAAGCTCGCCGAGCCGCAGTACTCCTCCAACAGCCGCCTGAACACACCCGAGTTGCGCGAGGGGGTGTACGTGTACGACCTGGGCGCGCACGGCATCGATCCGGGCACGCTCTACAAGAACGGGTTCAACTGGGTCCAGCAGCCGTTCGCCCCTGAGCTCGTGGTGGACGGCGGCACCCAGGTGCTCGCCGAGTACCCCGACGGCAACACGTGCTCCACCAAGGAGACGGGGTGCCACCTGTGGGGCACGGGCGCCAAGTGGGACGCGGCCGGTCCCGGTGACCTGATGAACGTGGATCTCGACGCACGGTTCGGCCCGGAGAGCGCCTGGAACGGTTCCGGCACCACACCACGGGCCCAGTTCGAGGACAAGAAGCAGCAACTCCCCGAAGGCGCGAACCGGGACACCTGGGCCCCCGAGGAGATGCGGCGCATGACGCCGTCGGTCTTCTCCGTCGGCGGGCGCGCGGCGGAGGGCGACCGCTTCAAGAGCTGGGCGCCCGAGGCGGTGCCGACGGTGGACGACCTCGGTACCCGCGGCTTCGGCGACTACGCGGACGTGCCGGTCCAACTGGACCCGCGGTGGATCGAGGACATCGACAACACGACGTCGGAGACCGAGGGCTGGCTCTCCGGGTACCTCGGCAACAACTACGCCAACGACATGCTGCGCATCCTGTCGTGGAGCGGCGACACTCTCTATACGAAGTACCCCTCCATGTACATCCCCCAGGACTCCTGGACCAAGGTCAAGGTGCTCAACGTCCTCTCGGAGATGGACACGGCCGGTGAGTACTACATCGACCGCTACGACGACAACGACGTCCTCTACTACCGTCCACAGGGCGGCACGATCGAGGGCAGGACCACCACGTTGCAGACGTTCGACAAGAACTTCATGCTGCTGGACTCCACCCAGGGCGTGACGGTGCGCGGCCTGTCCATGACGGGGTCGCTGATCAGCGGGGTGCAGCTGCTGGACGCCGTGGGGACGCTCATCGACGGGGTCGACATCTCCAACGTCAGCATGGACGCGATCCGGATCGGCCGTACGACCGACACGATCACCAGCATGCCGGACTACGAGACCCTCCAGGGCGGGCACGACAACGTCGTGCAGAACTCCTACCTGCACGACCTGGGCGGCGGAGGTGTCCTGCTCGGGGGAGGCGACCGCCGTACGCTGGAGCGCGGTGACAACGTCGCCCGCCACAACGAGATCACGCGCTTCTCCAAACTCGCCACCTACACCCCGGCCGGTTACCTGTACGGGGTCGGCAACACCTTCGAGTACAACTACGTCCACGACGCACCGCACATGGCGGTCCAGATCATGGGCAACGACATGCGCGTCAACCACAACCACTTCTACGACGTGGTGAAGAACGCGGGCGACCAGGGCGCCGTCTACGCCGGACGTGACTTCACCTATCTCGGGAACGAGATCGCCTACAACCACTTCGAGAAGATCGGCGGGTCGAACGACGCGCTGTACATGGACGACGGAGCGACCGGTGTCAGGTTCCACCACAACGTGGTGAACGGGTCGAACTCCGGTGTCAACTTCAACTCCGGCCACAGCAACACCGCCAATGACAACGTCTTCATCGGCGTGAAGCACGCCGGCCACGGCGGGATCTATCACAAGAACGGCGAGACACGCCTGCCGCTGGCCAACAGCTGGGTGCTGGAGAGCCGTTACAACGCCTTCCTCGACGTGCGCGAGGGCGAGAAGTACACCGCGACCCCGGAGTCGGTCGCCACCTGGCACGAGCACTACACGGACGGGAAGCGGAAGTACTCCGACGGAACCCCGATCACGTACCCGGAGATCACGGAGTGGTACATCCCCCGGGTGACCGCCACGGGCGAGGAGTGCACGGCGGCCACCTACTCGACCGACGGGACCGAGGGCTGCAGCCGGGCGACGGTGTGGGACGACCCCGACTCGGTATGGGTGCCGTCCCGGGTCGAGATCGACCACGCGGTGGTCGTCGGCTCCTCGCTCGGGTTCGTCGAGACGAACGCGACGTTCGCGGAACCGACGTCCGTCTACAACGTGTCCCGGTGGAGCGACAAGGTCAACACCGCGACCGTGTTGGCCACTTCGGTCGCGGAGACGGGCCTGGACCTCGACACCCTGAAGTTCTCCGGCTCCGGCACGGTGGCGGCCTCGTACGGGGCCGACTGGGTCGCTGAGTGGAACCGCGGAGTCACCGCGGAGGGGATCGGCCGGCCGCAGCGCGGGGACGCCGAGGTGCTGTGGAACACGGTCGACCAGGCCTGGCGGGTGCTGTCCGACGAGCCGGGCGGGGAGACCGGACCGCTCACCGCGGCGCTGGCCGCCACGACGGGTGTCGGTGAGGCCACCAACTCCTCCCAGGACCGGATCGACGACGCCGTCACGTCGCTCAAGAAGGCCGTCGAGACGTACCGGAGCGGCCGTTGGTCGGCTTCGAAGGCCTACGGAGAGGGTGACACCGTCTTCCACGGCGGCCGTGGGTACGAGGCCCTGTGGTACGCACGCGGCGAGGAGCCGGGCACATCCGCCACGGGTGCCTGGGCGGAGATCGGCGCTCCCGTGAAGTGCGCGGGTGGCACGGAGCCGGCGTGGACGGCCTCCTCGGTCCACCGGGCCGGCGACACGGTCGCGCACGACGGGCGGCTCTGGACCGCGAAGTGGTGGACAAGGAACGGGACTCCGGGTGCCGCGAACGGCCCGTGGCGGGACGGGGGTGCCTGCGCGGCCACCGGACGGTAG
- a CDS encoding L-rhamnose mutarotase, which translates to MSAPRAPRRIASVIHLRPEQEVRYRELHRAVPQQVLDTLSRAHITSYSIFLRDHTLFAYYEYTGEDYEADMASIAEDPATQEWWTLTDPCQQPLDSAEPGERWVDAEEVFHLD; encoded by the coding sequence ATGTCCGCACCCCGAGCCCCCCGCCGCATCGCGTCCGTGATCCATCTGCGCCCTGAACAGGAGGTCCGCTACCGGGAGTTGCACCGGGCGGTGCCCCAGCAGGTGCTGGACACGCTCTCCCGCGCCCACATCACCTCCTACTCCATCTTCCTGCGCGATCACACACTGTTCGCCTACTACGAGTACACCGGCGAGGACTACGAGGCCGACATGGCCTCCATCGCCGAGGATCCGGCCACCCAGGAGTGGTGGACCCTGACCGACCCCTGCCAGCAGCCGCTGGACTCCGCGGAGCCCGGGGAGCGTTGGGTGGACGCCGAGGAGGTGTTCCACCTGGACTGA
- a CDS encoding sugar ABC transporter permease, with amino-acid sequence MALKSTGKPRGRRNAAAAVSMVVPAVLLYTALLVVPVIYAIYYSFTEYNGFPSRVPEFIGLENYRTIFGSDDMTGTMVITAVVAVVGAIAVNLAALGLALLLQRTNRFNTFGRVVMFYPHVLSALVVGFLWQAILGPQGVVNTLLEKVGTDALPFLSDPDWALWSMIVVIVWSLFGVQLILYLAGLQTVSADLLEAARLDGASRWQTFRAVTWPSLASTTTVAVITSGISLLKTYDVVVSLTGGGPAGSTKTLAYSILAVSFPQRDIGLASAQAVLLILAAAVLSLTVLFLRRRAEDDAESIG; translated from the coding sequence ATGGCACTGAAATCCACTGGGAAGCCGCGGGGACGGCGCAACGCGGCAGCCGCCGTCAGCATGGTCGTCCCCGCCGTTCTCCTCTACACCGCTCTGCTGGTCGTACCGGTGATCTACGCGATCTACTACAGCTTCACCGAGTACAACGGATTCCCCAGCCGCGTACCCGAGTTCATCGGTCTGGAGAACTACCGGACGATCTTCGGCTCCGACGACATGACCGGCACCATGGTGATCACCGCCGTGGTGGCCGTGGTGGGCGCGATCGCCGTCAACCTGGCCGCGCTGGGTCTGGCGCTGCTGCTGCAACGCACGAACCGCTTCAACACCTTCGGCCGTGTGGTCATGTTCTACCCGCACGTGCTGAGCGCGCTGGTCGTCGGCTTCCTGTGGCAGGCCATCCTCGGGCCGCAGGGCGTGGTCAACACGCTGCTCGAGAAGGTCGGGACCGATGCCCTGCCCTTCCTCAGCGACCCCGACTGGGCGCTGTGGTCGATGATCGTCGTCATCGTCTGGTCCCTGTTCGGCGTCCAGCTGATCCTCTACCTGGCCGGCCTCCAGACCGTGTCCGCGGACCTGCTGGAGGCGGCCAGACTGGACGGAGCCAGCCGGTGGCAGACCTTCCGGGCCGTCACCTGGCCTTCGCTGGCATCCACGACGACGGTGGCCGTGATCACTTCGGGCATCTCGCTGCTGAAGACGTACGACGTCGTCGTGTCGCTGACCGGAGGCGGTCCCGCCGGGTCCACCAAGACCCTCGCCTACTCGATCCTCGCAGTCTCGTTCCCCCAGCGGGACATCGGCCTCGCATCGGCCCAGGCCGTGCTGCTGATACTCGCGGCTGCGGTCCTGTCCCTCACGGTCCTCTTCCTGCGCAGGCGCGCCGAGGACGACGCGGAGTCCATCGGATGA
- a CDS encoding mandelate racemase/muconate lactonizing enzyme family protein: MKITGYRTLRTVHHWGRPVGDANGVVASGSTEVPLLLVETDAGLTGVGLGAHTEAHRIFPAVEGQDPRAVTAIYDRMLAHTFKSGHGGTVFGTIGAFDMALWDLKAKMADEPLWRTLGAADRFVPGYASGLDIALGDDELVALYTGWAERGFTGAKIKGGLDTDRDIRRLHAVADVLRTNTPSPALMLDVNETWGRHQAVRLLARIENRIEIAWIEEPVRRWDVAGNRAVARAARSAVATGENLTGLEQFRPLLAADAVQVVQTGSVWGITHFLRVATLAHGHDLPVSPVGYEGNPVAHAAAAAPNHLVTEVQDTSTPVGLTVDQVVADGGIVLGDAPGLGISVDEAALARLEATAGWAQPAGPHVRPAVAGLRLVAESGPGAGHLPSEGRTERETTP; the protein is encoded by the coding sequence ATGAAGATCACCGGATACCGGACCCTCCGGACGGTGCACCACTGGGGCCGCCCGGTCGGAGACGCGAACGGCGTCGTCGCGAGCGGCAGCACCGAAGTCCCACTCCTGCTGGTCGAGACCGACGCAGGTCTCACGGGTGTGGGCCTCGGGGCCCACACCGAGGCGCACCGGATATTCCCCGCCGTCGAGGGCCAGGATCCGCGTGCCGTCACGGCGATCTACGACCGCATGCTGGCCCACACGTTCAAGAGCGGTCACGGCGGCACCGTCTTCGGCACCATAGGCGCCTTCGACATGGCGCTCTGGGATCTCAAGGCGAAGATGGCCGACGAGCCGCTGTGGCGCACACTCGGTGCGGCCGACCGCTTCGTACCCGGTTACGCCTCCGGTCTCGACATCGCTCTCGGCGACGACGAACTGGTGGCCCTGTACACCGGCTGGGCCGAACGCGGCTTCACCGGTGCCAAGATCAAGGGCGGTCTCGACACGGACCGCGACATCCGTCGGCTGCACGCGGTGGCGGACGTGCTGCGGACCAACACCCCCTCCCCCGCCCTGATGCTCGACGTCAACGAGACCTGGGGCAGGCATCAGGCCGTCCGGCTCCTCGCCCGCATCGAGAACCGGATCGAGATCGCCTGGATCGAGGAACCGGTGCGCCGTTGGGACGTGGCAGGCAACCGGGCGGTGGCCCGGGCGGCGCGCAGCGCCGTCGCGACCGGCGAGAACCTGACCGGTCTCGAACAGTTCCGTCCGCTCCTGGCCGCGGACGCCGTCCAGGTGGTGCAGACCGGCAGCGTCTGGGGCATCACGCACTTCCTGCGGGTCGCGACCCTCGCCCACGGGCACGACCTGCCGGTGAGCCCGGTCGGCTACGAGGGGAACCCGGTCGCACACGCCGCGGCGGCGGCCCCCAACCATCTCGTGACCGAGGTGCAGGACACCTCCACACCGGTGGGCCTGACCGTCGACCAGGTCGTCGCGGACGGCGGCATCGTCCTCGGCGACGCCCCGGGCCTCGGAATCTCGGTCGACGAAGCCGCGCTCGCGCGGCTCGAGGCGACGGCCGGATGGGCCCAGCCCGCCGGGCCACACGTACGGCCCGCCGTCGCCGGGCTGCGTCTGGTCGCCGAATCCGGCCCGGGCGCCGGACACCTTCCGAGCGAAGGACGCACAGAGAGGGAGACCACCCCGTGA
- a CDS encoding amidohydrolase family protein yields the protein MNVVDAHQHVWDPARARYDWLGPEMAPIDGAMGFEDVRPALEAAGVTATVLVQAADNDADTDHMLATADAHREVVAVVAWVPLDDPGRARVRLAELAHDPHVVGVRTLLHEIPDPEWVLRPEVTRGLELVAEAGLTFDLVTSSPRALALVPELTARHPELRLVIDHLGKPPVGGGSEEHTAWRKLIAVAAHHPLVHAKLSGLYSASGPLDAWTTAQVRPFVEDALELFGPDRLMYGGDWPVSVLAGGYGRAWESYGELLAPLGPDERAAVLGGTAARFYRIDATLLDAARHAAV from the coding sequence ATGAACGTCGTCGACGCGCACCAGCACGTCTGGGATCCCGCGCGCGCCCGCTACGACTGGCTCGGGCCGGAGATGGCGCCGATCGACGGCGCCATGGGTTTCGAGGACGTCCGACCGGCGCTGGAGGCGGCCGGGGTCACGGCGACCGTGCTCGTCCAAGCCGCCGACAACGACGCGGACACCGATCACATGCTGGCGACCGCGGACGCGCACCGGGAGGTCGTCGCCGTCGTCGCCTGGGTTCCGCTCGACGACCCCGGGCGGGCCCGCGTCCGGCTCGCCGAGCTGGCCCACGACCCGCATGTGGTGGGCGTACGCACCCTGCTCCACGAGATCCCCGACCCGGAGTGGGTACTGCGGCCGGAGGTCACCCGCGGGCTGGAGCTGGTCGCTGAGGCCGGGCTCACCTTCGACCTGGTGACGTCGTCGCCGCGGGCCCTGGCCCTGGTACCCGAGCTGACGGCTCGCCACCCGGAGTTGCGGCTGGTGATCGACCACCTCGGGAAGCCCCCGGTCGGCGGCGGCTCCGAGGAGCACACGGCGTGGCGGAAGCTGATCGCCGTCGCCGCGCACCACCCTCTCGTGCACGCCAAGCTCTCCGGGCTGTACTCCGCCTCAGGGCCTCTCGACGCGTGGACGACCGCTCAGGTGCGTCCGTTCGTCGAGGACGCCCTGGAGCTGTTCGGTCCGGACCGCCTGATGTACGGCGGTGACTGGCCGGTGTCGGTGCTCGCCGGAGGCTACGGGCGGGCCTGGGAGTCGTACGGGGAACTGCTCGCCCCGCTGGGCCCCGACGAGCGGGCGGCCGTGCTGGGCGGGACGGCGGCCCGCTTCTACCGCATCGACGCCACCCTGCTGGACGCCGCACGCCACGCGGCCGTGTGA
- a CDS encoding carbohydrate ABC transporter permease — protein sequence MKKTLTSAALVRVAFIGLVSLGMLVPMYILVVNAFKSQQDILANPFTLDFGSATFQHLADAWNNPDFSILKGYGTTIALVLCVNVLAMGVCAPAAYVLARTPRTVSRILLFFFIAGMFIPTQVILVPVIFVLRAIGLMGTMPGLILFMTATTVPFTLFVFFGYIKVLPRSLDEAAAIDGAGRYYTLWRIILPLMRPILATVFILNSLSVWNDFASPQMILGPGSGVYTVTTGVYAAVGQYSTDYTKVFPTLLLAVIPILVIFVVMQRHVMSGLAAGAVKG from the coding sequence ATGAAGAAAACACTCACCTCGGCCGCCCTCGTCCGGGTGGCGTTCATAGGCCTGGTGTCCCTCGGCATGCTCGTGCCGATGTACATCCTGGTGGTCAACGCGTTCAAGAGCCAGCAGGACATCCTCGCCAACCCGTTCACGCTGGACTTCGGCTCGGCCACCTTCCAGCACCTCGCGGACGCCTGGAACAACCCGGACTTCAGCATCCTGAAGGGCTACGGCACGACCATCGCGCTGGTGCTCTGCGTCAACGTCCTGGCGATGGGGGTCTGCGCCCCGGCGGCGTACGTTCTGGCCCGCACGCCGAGGACGGTCTCCAGGATCCTGCTGTTCTTCTTCATCGCGGGCATGTTCATCCCGACCCAGGTGATCCTGGTGCCGGTCATCTTCGTGCTGAGGGCGATCGGCCTGATGGGCACCATGCCAGGGCTCATCCTGTTCATGACCGCCACCACCGTGCCCTTCACGCTGTTCGTGTTCTTCGGCTACATCAAGGTGCTGCCGAGGTCGCTGGACGAGGCGGCGGCCATCGACGGGGCCGGCAGGTACTACACCCTGTGGCGCATCATCCTTCCGCTGATGCGGCCGATCCTCGCCACGGTGTTCATCCTGAACTCGCTCAGCGTCTGGAACGACTTCGCCAGCCCGCAGATGATCCTCGGTCCTGGCAGCGGCGTCTACACGGTGACCACCGGGGTGTACGCGGCCGTCGGCCAGTACTCCACGGACTACACCAAGGTGTTCCCGACCCTGCTGCTCGCGGTGATCCCGATCCTGGTGATCTTCGTCGTGATGCAGCGTCATGTCATGAGCGGCCTCGCGGCGGGAGCCGTCAAGGGCTGA
- a CDS encoding ABC transporter substrate-binding protein, whose protein sequence is MSAHRGSKARLAALAAVVPLTLLAACSQGTGSSGGEDGEIRMMVNLTDNLDQAYWEKLVKPFEDKTGLKVKIEGPTGKSVAESFPQQLAAGTAPDVIQSIFPDDDTAPELLDLSGEAWAKDTSMFDEYAIGDAHYAVGVGTQTQSLVYYNKTAFEKAGIKTPPTTWDALADDMAELKKAGYTPMQTAGDYMTGLQLQQIFHPTLNQAHPKWQSDVKGEKLTVGKAYEPAFEKYADWIDSGYIAKTDVGLNPSQADGNFVAGKVGLYTNGSWFAATLDKAGKLPFEVGVFSPPVDDGESYPGPQGATMANPYMVNKGAADADGAKQLVEYLVTDPAAVETQLGSDGVFRQGSKVEQTGVGSQIQGVLDDAPELVAVGEGQGNVRLPVTGFNPKFTEVAQSLYTGASPADAAKAIDQWVDENR, encoded by the coding sequence ATGTCTGCCCACAGAGGGAGCAAGGCCCGCCTCGCCGCCCTTGCCGCCGTGGTCCCGCTGACGCTCCTCGCGGCCTGTTCGCAGGGCACCGGTTCGTCCGGCGGCGAGGACGGCGAGATCAGGATGATGGTCAACCTGACCGACAACCTGGACCAGGCCTACTGGGAGAAGCTGGTCAAGCCGTTCGAGGACAAGACGGGTCTGAAGGTGAAGATCGAGGGGCCGACCGGCAAGTCCGTCGCCGAGTCCTTCCCCCAGCAGCTGGCCGCCGGCACCGCGCCCGACGTCATCCAGTCGATCTTCCCCGACGACGACACGGCCCCCGAGCTGCTCGACCTCAGCGGCGAGGCCTGGGCGAAGGACACGTCGATGTTCGACGAGTACGCGATCGGCGACGCCCACTACGCCGTCGGCGTCGGCACCCAGACGCAGTCACTCGTCTATTACAACAAGACCGCGTTCGAGAAGGCCGGTATCAAGACGCCGCCCACGACATGGGACGCGCTGGCGGACGACATGGCCGAGCTGAAGAAGGCGGGCTACACGCCGATGCAGACCGCCGGGGACTACATGACCGGTCTCCAGCTCCAGCAGATCTTCCACCCCACGCTGAACCAGGCGCACCCCAAGTGGCAGAGCGACGTCAAGGGCGAGAAGCTGACCGTCGGCAAGGCCTATGAGCCCGCCTTCGAGAAGTACGCGGACTGGATCGACTCCGGCTACATAGCCAAGACCGACGTGGGCCTCAACCCCTCGCAGGCGGACGGCAACTTCGTCGCGGGCAAGGTGGGCCTGTACACCAACGGCAGCTGGTTCGCCGCCACTCTGGACAAGGCGGGCAAGCTCCCCTTCGAGGTGGGTGTGTTCTCCCCGCCGGTCGACGACGGCGAGAGTTACCCGGGCCCTCAGGGCGCCACCATGGCCAACCCGTACATGGTGAACAAGGGAGCGGCCGACGCGGACGGCGCCAAGCAGCTGGTGGAGTACCTGGTCACCGATCCCGCGGCCGTGGAGACCCAGCTCGGCTCCGACGGGGTGTTCCGGCAGGGTTCGAAGGTCGAGCAGACCGGTGTGGGCTCCCAGATCCAGGGCGTCCTGGACGACGCACCCGAGCTGGTCGCCGTGGGTGAGGGCCAGGGCAACGTCCGACTGCCCGTGACGGGCTTCAACCCGAAGTTCACCGAGGTCGCGCAGAGCCTCTACACCGGAGCGAGCCCGGCCGACGCGGCCAAGGCCATCGACCAGTGGGTCGACGAGAACCGCTGA
- a CDS encoding aldo/keto reductase, with product MRTRSSARLPELTELGLGAAQLGNLARMTSDEDARGAVDAAWESGVRYFDTAPHYGLGLSERRLGSALAGRCRDEFVVSTKVGRLLEPSPETAHLQDDGGFAVPAAFRRSWDFSRDGILRSLESSLDRLGLDRVDVVYLHDPDHHWVEASTTGVDALVELREQGVVKAVGAGMNQAAMLTEFVRRCDIDVVMVAGRHTLLDHSAQDELLPLAQERGVGVVAAAVYNSGLLAAPRPPAGATYDYQPASHELTVRAAAIADVCERHGTSLPEAAIAYPLLHPGVTSVVLGARDAGQSRTNADRLAAVVPAALWAELVALGLLPHATVTPTGGERR from the coding sequence ATGCGTACCCGTAGCTCCGCACGCCTCCCCGAGCTGACCGAACTCGGCCTCGGTGCGGCCCAGTTGGGGAATCTGGCCCGGATGACGAGCGACGAGGACGCCCGTGGCGCCGTCGACGCGGCCTGGGAGAGCGGCGTCCGTTACTTCGACACGGCGCCGCACTACGGCCTCGGGCTGTCCGAACGCCGCCTCGGTTCCGCGCTCGCGGGCCGGTGCCGCGACGAGTTCGTCGTCTCCACCAAGGTGGGACGGCTGCTGGAACCGAGTCCGGAGACGGCACACCTCCAGGACGACGGGGGGTTCGCGGTGCCGGCGGCGTTCCGCCGGAGCTGGGACTTCAGCCGCGACGGAATCCTGCGCTCGCTGGAGAGCAGCCTTGACCGGCTCGGTCTGGACCGCGTCGACGTCGTCTACCTGCACGATCCCGACCACCACTGGGTGGAGGCCTCCACCACCGGCGTCGACGCCCTCGTGGAACTCCGTGAACAGGGTGTGGTGAAGGCGGTGGGCGCCGGTATGAACCAGGCAGCGATGCTGACCGAGTTCGTCCGCAGGTGCGACATCGACGTCGTCATGGTGGCCGGCCGTCACACCCTGCTCGACCACTCCGCCCAGGACGAGCTCCTGCCTCTCGCCCAGGAGCGTGGAGTGGGCGTCGTCGCCGCCGCGGTCTACAACTCGGGGCTGCTGGCGGCCCCGCGGCCACCGGCCGGGGCCACCTACGACTACCAGCCCGCCTCCCACGAACTGACGGTCCGGGCCGCGGCGATCGCGGACGTCTGCGAACGTCACGGCACCAGCCTCCCCGAGGCCGCCATCGCCTATCCCCTGCTGCACCCCGGGGTCACGTCGGTGGTGCTCGGCGCGCGGGACGCCGGCCAGTCCCGGACCAACGCCGACCGGCTGGCGGCCGTGGTGCCCGCCGCCCTCTGGGCCGAACTGGTGGCGCTCGGGCTGCTCCCCCACGCGACCGTGACACCGACCGGAGGGGAGCGGCGATGA